One Ethanoligenens harbinense YUAN-3 genomic window carries:
- a CDS encoding DUF1648 domain-containing protein, whose protein sequence is MKTKYTRLQTVLEIVNILLLIAQFVYVLSLWSRLPARIPAHFDAAGHINRYGSKNELFIVPFVTVGMYASLLWLQRFPQNWNTSVEVTERSRAYVYSATKTILVLCRTCVAVTFFIITICISARQITWIWLDCIPVAALVVFIVLYSGRIKRRADKLNHPYG, encoded by the coding sequence GTGAAAACCAAATACACCCGGCTTCAGACCGTTCTGGAAATTGTCAATATTCTGCTTCTCATCGCGCAGTTTGTCTATGTGTTGAGCCTGTGGAGCAGGCTGCCCGCACGCATCCCCGCGCATTTCGACGCCGCCGGGCATATCAACCGCTACGGCAGCAAAAACGAACTGTTCATCGTGCCCTTCGTCACCGTTGGGATGTATGCGTCCCTTCTATGGCTGCAACGGTTTCCACAGAATTGGAACACATCCGTCGAGGTCACCGAGCGCAGCCGCGCCTATGTTTATTCTGCCACCAAGACCATCCTCGTCCTGTGCAGAACCTGCGTGGCGGTCACGTTTTTCATCATCACCATCTGCATATCCGCCCGGCAGATCACATGGATCTGGCTGGACTGCATTCCCGTCGCCGCGCTGGTCGTGTTCATCGTTTTGTATAGCGGGCGTATCAAGCGCCGGGCGGACAAGCTCAACCATCCGTACGGTTGA